One region of Eulemur rufifrons isolate Redbay chromosome 1, OSU_ERuf_1, whole genome shotgun sequence genomic DNA includes:
- the KLHL41 gene encoding kelch-like protein 41: MDSQRELAEELRLYQSTLLQDGLKDLLDEKKFIDCTLKAGDKSLPCHRLILSACSPYFREYFLSEIDEQKKKEVVLDNVDPAILDLIIKYLYSASIDLNDGNVQDIFALASRFQIPSVFTVCVSYLQKRLAPGNCLAILRLGLLLDCPRLAISAREFVSDRFVQICKEEDFMQLSPQELISVISNDSLNVEKEEAVFEAVMKWVRTDKENRVKNLSEVFDCIRFRLMTEKYFKDHVEKDDIIKSNPELQKKIKVLKDAFAGKLPEPSKNAEKTGAGEVNGDVGDEDLLPGYLNDIPRHGMFVKDLILLVNDTAAVAYDPTENECYLTALAEQIPRNHSSIVTQQNQIYVVGGLYVDEENKDQPLQSYFFQLDNIASEWVGLPPLPSARCLFGLGEVDDKIYVVAGKDLQTEASLDSVLCYDPVATKWNEVKKLPIKVYGHNVISHKGMIYCLGGKTDDKKCTNRVFIFNPKKGDWKDVAPMKTPRSMFGVAVHKGKIVIAGGVTEDGLSASVEAFDLTTHKWEVMTEFPQERSSISLVSLAGSLYAIGGFAMIQLESKEFAPTEVNDIWKYEDDKKEWAGMLKEIRYASGASCLATRLNLFKLSKL; this comes from the exons ATGGATTCCCAGCGGGAACTCGCAGAGGAACTGCGGCTTTACCAATCCACCCTTCTTCAGGATGGTCTAAAAGATCTCCTGGATGAGAAAAAATTCATCGATTGCACCCTAAAAGCAGGTGACAAAAGTCTTCCTTGCCACAGATTGATTTTGTCAGCTTGTAGTCCTTACTTCCGTGAgtattttttatctgaaattgaTGAGCAGAAAAAAAAGGAGGTAGTGCTAGATAATGTGGATCCTGCTATACTTGATTTAATCATCAAATATCTGTACTCTGCCAGTATTGATCTCAATGATGGAAATGTGCAAGATATTTTTGCACTGGCCAGCCGCTTTCAGATCCCCTCAGTGTTCACTGTCTGCGTTTCTTATCTTCAGAAAAGACTTGCTCCTGGTAATTGTCTAGCCATCCTAAGATTGGGACTACTTCTTGACTGCCCGAGACTTGCCATTTCTGCCCGTGAATTTGTGTCTGATCGCTTTGTACAGATTTGTAAGGAAGAGGACTTTATGCAACTGTCTCCCCAGGAATTGATCTCGGTCATTTCAAATGACAGCCTAAATGTAGAAAAGGAAGAAGCAGTGTTTGAGGCAGTGATGAAATGGGTGCGAACAGACAAGGAAAACAGGGTTAAAAACCTTAGCGAAGTGTTTGATTGTATCCGTTTTCGCCTcatgacagaaaaatattttaaagatcatGTTGAGAAAGATGATATAATTAAAAGCAACCCAGAactccagaaaaaaatcaaagttctaAAAGATGCTTTCGCAGGCAAACTCCCAGAACCTAGCAAAAATGCAGAGAAGACTGGGGCTGGTGAGGTGAATGGTGATGTTGGTGATGAAGATTTACTTCCTGGTTACCTGAATGACATTCCCAGGCATGGAATGTTTGTCAAAGACCTCATCCTCTTGGTTAACGACACAGCTGCAGTGGCTTATGATCCCACAGAAAATGAATGCTACCTTACTGCACTGGCTGAGCAGATTCCCAGAAATCATTCCAGCATTGTTACCCAGCAAAATCAGATATACGTGGTAGGAGGACTGTAtgtggatgaagaaaataaagatcaacCTCTACAGTCATACTTCTTCCAA cttgataACATAGCATCTGAGTGGGTTGGACTTCCACCTCTGCCTTCAGCAAGGTGTCTCTTCGGGCTGGGAGAGGTAGATGACAAAATCTACGTAGTTGCAGGCAAAGACCTTCAAACAGAGGCTTCGCTGGATTCAGTGTTATGCTATGATCCTGT GGCTACAAAATGGAATGAAGTAAAAAAACTTCCTATCAAAGTCTATGGACATAATGTGATTTCTCATAAGGGGATGATATATTGTCTAGGAGGAAAGACAGATGACAA aaaatgtaCAAACAGGGTATTTATCTTCAACCCCAAAAAAGGAGACTGGAAAGATGTGGCTCCAATGAAAACCCCTCGTTCCATGTTTGGAGTGGCAGTCCATAAAGGCAAAATTGTGATTGCAGGAGGTGTCACTGAAGACGGTCTTTCAGCCTCAGTTGAAGCTTTTGACCTTACAACTCATAA ATGGGAAGTAATGACTGAATTTCCCCAAGAAAGAAGCTCCATCAGTTTGGTCAGCCTGGCTGGATCTCTGTATGCGATTGGTGGTTTTGCTATGATTCAACTGGAGTCAAAAGAGTTTGCACCCACTGAAGTCAATGACATATGGAA GTATGAAGATGATAAAAAAGAATGGGCCGGGATGTTGAAGGAAATACGTTATGCTTCAGGAGCTAGTTGCCTAGCAACACGTTTAAATCTCTTCAAACTGTCTAAACTGTAA